AGCTCGTGGCGTGCGACACGATGAACTTCTGGATCGAAAGCCGCCGTAGCGACCTCCTCGAGCTGCTCGGCCACGTGGATCTCGTCACGCTCAACGACGCCGAAGCGCGCCAGCTCACCGAGGAAGCGAACCTCGTGAAGGCGGCGCGCTGGATCCAGTCGCACGGCCCCAAGACCGTGATCATCAAGAAGGGCGAGCACGGCGCGCTCATGTTCGGACCCAGGAGCGTGTTCTTCTCGCCGGCCTTTCCGTTAGAAAACGTGTTCGACCCCACGGGCGCGGGCGATTCGTTCGCCGGCGGGTTCATCGGCTATCTCGCGCGCTGCGGCACCGTCACCGACACGAATCTCCGCCGGGCCGTGGTGTACGGCTCGGCCATGGGGTCGTTCGCCGTCGAGCGCTTCTCGATCACGCGGTTCCTCGAGATCGGCGAAGACGACATCGCGGCGCGCGTGCAGGAGTTCCATCGGTTAGTCAGCGTCGAGCAGGAGATTCCGGCGTGAGCGTGCCGCTCGACTACCGCGACGCCGGGGTCGACATCGACGCGGCCGACGCGGCCAAGCAGCGCATCAAGGCGCTGGTCGAGTCGACGTTCACGGCCGGCGCGCGCGGGAAGTTCGGCGGATTCGGCGGACAGTTCCGCGTGCCGCCGGGGATGCGCGCGCCGGTGCTGGTGTCGAGCGCCGACGGCGTGGGAACCAAGATCAAGGTGGCGATCGAGGCGAATCGCCACGACACGATCGGCCACGACCTGGTGAACCACTGCGTGAATGACATCCTGGTGCAGGGCGCGCTGCCGCTGTTCTTTCTCGACTACGTGGCGTTCGGCGTGCTGGTGCCCGAGGTGGTCGAGAGTGTGGTGCGCGGCGTGGCGGCGGGCTGCCGGGAGAACAAGTGTGCGCTGGTGGGCGGCGAGACGGCCGAGATGCCGGGGGTGTACACGCCGCCCGACTACGATCTGGCGGGGTTCATCGTGGGCTGCGTCGAGGAAGACGCGGTGCTGGGCGCCGAGCGGGTTCGGGTAGGCGATCGGCTCATCGGGCTTGCCAGCTCGGGACTGCACACGAACGGCTATTCGCTGGCCCGCAAGATCGTGTTCGAGCGGATGCGCCTAACGGTGGGCGCCCGGTTTCCGGGCGAAGACGGATCGGTGGCCGACGTGCTGCTCCGCGTCCATCGCTCGTATCGCGCGGCGCTCGAGCCGGTGCTTCACCTGGTGCACGCCATGGCGCACATTACCGGGGGCGGTCTCACGGGAAACGTGAATCGGGCGCTGCCGCCCAGCATGGATGCGGTGGTCCGGACGGCGTCGTGGCCGGTGCCTAACGTATTCCAAGTGCTGGCGCGCGGGGGCGATGTGCCGCGGGCCGAGATGTTCCGGGCGTTCAACATGGGGGTCGGGATGGTCGTGTTCGCGGCGCCCGGCGCCCAGGCCGACGTGATCGCCGCCGCGCGCGCGTGTTCGATCGACGCGTGGGAGTTAGGCGAGGTGCGCGCCGGTACGGGGCAGGTGACTCTGGCGTAGTCCAAGGAGGGGTCGAGCATGCAGCGTATCTGGTTCGTCTTCGCAGTTGCCGCAGCGATCGCCGCGCCGTCGGTGGGGGCGCAGGGGGTCGAGAATCCGCAGTGCAACCAGGTGATCGTGGCGACCGGTCCCGCGGGCGGTCCCGTCCGCAGTGAAGTGGCCGGCGGCGACGGATGCCAGAAGGCGGTGGACCTGTACCAGTACTTGAACACGCAGTTGGGCACGCTCGTCGCCGGCGGCAACGCGACGTTGGGCCAGGGTGGCACGTTAGGCGGGCTGGGCCACTTCAGCATCGGCGCGCGGGTGAACCTGCTCAACGCGAGCATCCCCGACGTGCAGGGCGTGAACGTCGGGCCGGGCGCGCCCGAGGCCAGCGGATACACGACCAACAACAAGACGGTCGTGTTCCCGGAAATCGACGGCGCGTTGGGCGTCTTCCGCGGCTTCCCGATCGGGCTCACGTACATCGGGGGACTCGACGCGCTCGTCAGCGCCTCGTATCTGCCGTCGGTAGAGCAGACGGGCGTGCGCATCGGCCATCCCACCGGCGCCATCCGGTTCGGCTACGGCGTTCGGTTAGGCCTGCTTCAGGAGACGGCGCTCACGCCGGGCATCTCCGTCACCTATCAGGAACGGAGCCTGCCCATGACGTCGATCTTCGCCACCGCCAGCTCCACGGAAAGCTTTTCCGTGCGCGACCTGGATCTTCGCACCAAAGCCTGGCGGGTCGTGGCCAGCAAGAATCTGCTCTGGGTGAGCCTCGCCGCGGGCTTCGGCCGCGACTACTACGACGCGAGCGCCAAGCTCACCTCCACAGTAGATGGCCAAGCGCAGCCGACGCCGGTGGCGCTCATGGTGAGCCCCACCCGCACCAGCATCTTCGGCGACGTCTCGCTCAACGTGATTCCGTTCGTGAAGCTGGTGGCCGAGTTAGGCAGAGTGTCCGGCGGCTCGGTGCGCACCTTCAACACGTTCGCCGACGACGTCAACCAGTCGCGCTGGTACGGGTCGATCGGCGCCCGCCTTGCGTTCTGACCGCCTAACGGAAACCCCGGCCGCGCGGCGCGATCGCGCGTTCATGCGCCGGGCGATCGACCTGGCCAAACGCGGCTGGGGCCAGACGGCGCCGAATCCCATGGTCGGCGCCGTCGTCGTTCGCGGCGACCACATCGTCGGCGAAGGCTGGCACGCGCGGTTCGGCGAACCGCACGCCGAGGCCGCGGCACTCGACGCCGCGGGACCGCTGGCCAAAGGCGCCACCGTATACGTGTCGCTCGAGCCGTGCGCGCACCAAGGCAAGACGCCGCCGTGCACGCGCGCCCTGATCGAGGCCGGCGTGTCGCGCGTCGTGATCGGCGCCCTGGACCCGAACCCGAAAGCGTCGGGCGGCGCGTCGCGCCTGCGCGATGCCGGCATCGACGTCGTTACAGGAATCGAGAAGCGCCGAGCGCTCGAGGTCGACCCCGCGTTTTTCTTTTCGTTCGGCGCGAACCGCCCGTGGATCACGCTCAAGCTGGCGCTCACGATCGATGGCGCCATCGCCGACGCCGCCGGCTGCTCGCGCTGGATCACCGGCCGCCGCGCTCGCGCCGCCGCGCACGAACTGCGCGCCGGCCACGACGCGGTGGCGGTCGGCATCGGCACGGTGCTGTCCGACAACCCACAGCTCACAGTTCGGGACGCACCCGCGCCGCGCATTTCCCCGCGCCGCGTTATCTTCGACCGCCACGCACGCACGCCGCTCGACTCGGCGCTCGTTCGCACCGCGCGCGACGTCCCGGTAATGGTCGTGGCCGAGCATCCCCCGGCCCGCGCTGCGCGCGCGTTGGAGGCGGCCGGGGTCACGGTGCTGCGGACGAGCTCGCTATATAATGGATTGGAACATCTGAAGTCGGAGGGTATCCGATCGCTGCTTGTCGAGGGCGGAGCGCGACTTACGGGTGCGCTCATGGAGCAATCTCTGATCGACCGTTTGGTTATCTTTCAGGGTCCTATCGTACTCGGCTCGGGAGCGCAGAATGCGTTCGCGTTCACGAACGGAACACCCATTGGACAGGCGCACCGGTTTCGAGTGCTCGAACGACGCGCATTCGGCGACGACAGCATGATCGTGTGCAGGCGGACTACAGGCGGACAACGCCGGACAGAGCCTGAGAACAGCGAAAGGCGGACAAGACGGACAAGGCCGGACAGAGCTTGAGAATCCCCGGTAGGCAGACGACGCGCAGCCGCGCCGGGATCAACAAAGACGCTGCTTGAGGTAAGGCAGAGAAAGCGCGGGCGTAAGCGCCCGAGAAATAACTCCTGGAACAATCACTTATGTACTCCGTGTTGCATACGTCTAAGCTTTTTCTCCGGCTCTGTCCGGCCTTGTCCGGCTTCAGTCCACGTGTCGCTGTTCTCCGGCTTTGTCCGGCGTTGTCCGCCTTCAGTCGGCCCTAACGTGTTCACCGGCATCATCTCCGACATTGGCACCATCGAACGGGTAGCGGACGTTCCGGCTGGCCGCGAGCTGCGCGTGCGCTCCGCGTTTGTCCGCCTGTCGGGAGGTGAGAGCATCGCGCTCAATGGCGCGTGCCTAACGGTACGCGAGCATGGTGACGGGTGGTTCAGCGTGGCGGCCGTGGTCACGACGCTCGAGCGCACGGAGATCGGCTCGTGGGAGCCGGGGACGCGCGTCAACCTCGAGCGTGCGCTCCGGGCGGGCGACAGGTTAGGCGGGCATCTCGTGCAGGGACACGTGGACGATACCGGCACCGTCGTCGGCGCGCGCACCGAGGGCGACGCGCGGCTGGTGGACGTCCGCCTTCCGCGGGAGCTGGCCGACCTCGTGGTGCCGCACGGATCGATTGCGCTGGACGGCGTGAGCCTTACCGTGAACGACATGCCGGCGGTCGATGTGGTGCAGGTGTCGCTCATCGACTACACGCTGCGCCACACCACGCTGGGCGATCTCGCGCCTGGGCGGCGCGTGCACGTCGAAGCGGACGTGATCGGCAAGTACGTGCAGCGGCTCGTGGCCCCATACCTCGCGGCGGTGCGCTGACCATGCCCTTCGGAACCGTCGAGCAGGCCATCGCCGACATCGCCGCCGGCCGCATGATCATCGTGGCCGACGACGAGGATCGCGAGAACGAAGGTGATCTCATCTGCGCCGCCCAGCTGGTGACGCCGGAGATCATCACCTTCATGGCCAAGCGCGCCAGCGGTCTGATCTGCCTCGCGCTCACCGGCGAGCGCTGCGACCAACTCGGCCTAACGTTAGTCAGCGAGAACAACATCGACGCCTATCGCACGGCGTACACGCAGAGCATCGACGCCGCGCCGCGATTCGGCGTGACCACCGGCATCTCGGCGCAGGACCGCGCGCGCACCATTCAGGTGGCGGTGGATCCGGCGTCGCTGCCCGGCGATCTGCGCTACGGCGGGCACATCCAGCCGCTGCGCGGGCGCGATGGCGGCGTGCTGCAACGCGTCGGCCATACCGAAGCGGCCATCGATCTGGCGCGGCGCGCCGGGTTGTACCCGGCGGGCGTGATCTGCGAGATCCTGCGCGACGAGGATGGCCAGCCCGCGCGCCGGCCCGAGCTCGAGCAATTCGCCGAGCGGCACGGGCTCACGTTCATCACCGTCGCCGAAGTGGTGGCGCACCGGCTCAAGACCGAGCGGTTGGTGCACCGGGTGGCCGAGGCGCGGCTGCCGACGGAGTGGGGCGAGTGGCGCATCAGCGGCTACCGCAACGACGTCGACCAGCACGAGCACATCGCCCTCGTGTTCGGCGACGTGCACGACGGCGAGCACGTGCTGGTGCGCATGCACTCCAAGTGCCTAACGGGAGACGTGTTCGGCTCGCTGCGCTGCGACTGCGGCTGGCAGCTCCAGGCCGCCATGCAGATGATCGCCGAGGAAGGCCGGGGCGTGGTGGTGTACCTGGATCAGGAAGGGCGGGGCATCGGACTGCTCAACAAGCTCAAGGCGTACGAGCTGCAGGACGGCGGCGCCGACACGGTCGAAGCGAACGAGCGGCTCGGATTCAAGCCCGACCTGCGCAACTACGGCATCGGCGCGCAGATTTTGCTCGACCTGGGGCTCAAGTCCATCCGGCCGCTGACCAACAACCCGCGCAAGCTCGTCGGGCTCGAGGGCTACGGCCTGACGGTGGACGAGCGCGTCCCGATTCGCGCGCCGGCCACGAGCGAGAATCGCGACTACCTCGAAACCAAGCAGACGAAGCTCGGACACCTGCTCGCGCACTGATGCCCGAATTCGCCGGAACTCCCGTTGGGCAAGGCCGCCGGATCGCGGTCGTGGTCAGCCGGTTCAACGAAGCCGTCACCCAGTGCCTGGTGGACGGCGCGATGGACGCGCTGACGCGCCACGGCGTCGCCTACGATGACATCGACGTGGTGTGGGTGCCGGGCGCGTGGGAGCTGCCGGCCGCGGCGCGCGCGCTGCTCGCGTCCGAGCGATACCACGCGCTGGTTGCGTTGGGCGCGGTGATCCGCGGCGACACGCCGCACTTCGATGTCGTCGCGCGCGAGTCGACGAGCGGCCTCGCCAACGTCGCCGCCGAATACGACACGCCGGTCACGTTGGGCGTGCTCACGTGCGACACGATGGAGCAAGCGGCGGCGCGCGCCGGGGGCACGCACGGCAACAAAGGGTGGGACGCCGCGATTGCCGCGCTCGAGATGGCGGACCTGCTCGACCGGTTGAACGTGGCGGATGAGGGTTGAGACGCGCGCCCGCGCGCGGGCGCTCCAGGCGGTGTACGCATGGGATGTGCGCGGGGCCGGCAGCCAGGGGAACGCCGCCCTGCCGCGCGTGGCCGAGCGGATGTGGGACGACCTGGCGCTCGCCCGGCCGCTGCGGGACCGTGCGATGGCCTTGGTGCGGGCGGTGGCGGCGGAGGAGCGGGCGATCGATGCGGACCTCACGGACGTGACCACCAACTGGCGCCTCGATCGGTTAGGCGCCGTGGAGCGATCCATCTTGCGGTTAGGCGCAGCGGAGCTGCGGCTGGGCGCCACGCCCCCGAAGGTCGTCGTGCAGGAGTCCGTTAGGCTGGCCGAGCGTTTCGCCGGGGAGGACAGCGCGCGGTTCGTCAACGGCGTGCTCGACGCGCTCGCCCGTCGGTCAGGCAAGTTGTGAGCGCGCCCGCACGGCCGCTCCGCATCCTGCTCGTCAACTGGCAGGACCGCGAGAACCCGCAGGCCGGCGGCGCCGAGACCCATCTCCACGAAATCTTCGGCCGGCTGGCCGCGGCCGGCCACCGCGTCACGCTGCTCTGCAGCGGTTGGGACGCTTGCGCGCCGCGCACGGTGCTCGACGGCATCGATGTCCATCGCGTCGGTACTCGGTATACGTTTCAGTTCATGGCGCGTCGATATTACAAGCGCCACCTGGCGGCAGCAGGCGATGATGTGCTGGTCGAGGACATCAACAAGATTCCGTTGTACACCACGCGCTGGACGACGCGGCCGGTGATGGCGTTGGTCCCGCATCTTTTCGGCACCACGGCATTTCAGGAGGTGTCGTACCTGATGGCCGGCATGGTCTGGGCGCTCGAGCGCCCGCTCGTCCACTACTACAACAACGCGCCGTTCGAGGCGATCAGCGAGAGCACGGCGGAGGATCTGGTGGCGCGCGGCATCGCGCGCTCGCGCATCCGCGTCATCTATCCGGGGATCGACTCCACGAATTACACGCCGGCGCCGGCACCGGGGGCTCGCGCTCGCCAACCGCTGTTCGTCTATCTCGGACGGCTCAAACGCTACAAGCGCGTGGATCTCATCATTCGCGCGTTCGCGGCGATGCAGCACCCGACCGCCGCGCTGGCGATCGCAGGGACCGGCGATTACCGGCCGGAGTTGGAACGGCTCTCGCAGTCGCTTGACCTTGGAGGCAGGGTACGGTTTCTTGGGTTCATCGATGACGCAACGAAGTTGTCCCTGGTGCGCGAAGCATGGGCGCTCGCGCTGACATCGCCAAAGGAGGGATGGGGGATCACCAACTTCGAGGCAGCGGCCTGCGCGACGCCGGTCGTGGCGTCGGATTCGCCGGGGTTGCGCGAGTCGGTGCGCGACGGGGAGACCGGGTTTCTGGTGCCGCATGGAGACATTCCGGCGCTGACGGCGGCCTTTGCGCGCCTGGCGGCGGATCCCGCGCTCGTCGAACGGCTCGGCGCCAACGGGCGCCGCTTCGCGGAGCGGTTCACCTGGCCGGACGCCGCGCGCCTAACGGAACAACATCTCGGGGAGATCGTTGGAGCGTCGAAGGAGGGGTAGCCCTGTGGACATCACCGTACAAGCCCATCACATGGAACTTTCCAACATGCTGCGGACGCGCGCCGAACGCGTGATCGGCCGGCTCGGCTCGCTGCTCCATCGGCCGGTGGACGCGACCGTGCGCTTCGAGCAGGACGGCAGCACGCGCAAGGTCGAGATCGTGTTGCACACGCCGCGGCGCCGCGCCCTGGTCGGCGCGGCGCGGCATCGGAGCGCCGGTATTGCGTTAGCCGAAGCAGCGCGGCGCGTCGAAGCGCAGATCCTGCGCCTCAAGCGGCCCGCGAACGAGCGGCGCCCGAAAACGGCGCGCGCGTGACCAAACCGCTCACGGTGGCGCGTCTGCTCGACCTGCTGCGCGATACGCTGCAGCTCGAGCTCGTCGGCGATGGCGCGGGACTGGACCGGGTGATCTCGGTGAACGAGGTCTCGAGCCCCGGCCTCGTGCTGGCGGGGTTCGTCGAGCGCTTTCCATCCAAGCGGATGCAGGTATTCGGCGAGACCGAGATCACGTATCTCCTGTCGCTGCCGGAAGACCGCCGCCGCATGGTGCTCGAGCGGTTCTTCTCGTTCGACGTCCCGTGCGCGGTGGTCACCAAGCGGCTGGATGTGCCTAACGAGATGCGCGACATCGCCGCCAGCCACGGCGTCGCGGTGCTGCGGTCGAGCCTCAAGACCACCGAGTTTTACCGCCGCGTCAAGCCGGCGCTCGACGAGGAATTTGCGCCGAGCACCACGCTGCACGCGTCGCTGGCCGACGTCTACGGCGTCGGGCTGCTGTTCGTTGGGCGAAGCGGCATCGGCAAATCGGAGTGCGTGCTCGATCTGGTCGAGCGCGGACACCGGCTGGTGGCCGACGACATTGTGATCGCCACCCGCCGCGGCAACGACGTGCTCATCGGACGCGGGCACGAGCTGCAGCGGCACCACATGGAGATTCGCGGCGTCGGCGTGATCGACATTCCATCGGTGTTTGGCATCCGCTCGGTGCGCCAGCAGAAGCGCATCGAGGTGGTGGTGCAGCTCGAGCACTGGGATCAGGCGGATCAGGTGGATCGCACCGGACTCGACGGGGCGACGGCGACCATTCTCGACGTGCCGATTCCGCGCGTGACGATTCCGCTCAACCCGGGAAAAAACATCACGGTGGTGGCGGAGGTGGTCGCGATGAACCATCTGCTGCGCTACAGCGGGATCAATGCCGCCGAAGCGTTCAACGAACGACTCATGAGCCGCATGCGCGCCGCGTCCGACGTGCGGCAATATCTGGCGGAAGACGATGAGTGAGACTGCGAGCCCGCCGACGCCGGCGGGTCCCAAGGCGATCGTCCTCGCGCACGGCACGGTGGCCGAAGCGCTGGTGGAGGCGGTCGATCTGATCACCGGACGCGGCGACCGGTTCTCGCCGCTCTCCAACCAGAATCTGGGCGCGGCGCAGATCGACGCGCTGCTGCGCGAGCGCATCGATGCGTTAGGCGCGCGCGTCATCTTCACCGACTTGCCCGCGGGCAGCTGCAACTTTGCCGCCTGCCGGGTGCTCAAGGACCGGCCCGATCTGATCGTCGTGACCGGCGTCAATTTGCCGGCGCTGCTGCAGTACGCGCTGCGCGACGGCGTGTCCGACGCGGATGCGATAGCGGCCGCCGTCGAGCGCGGCGGGAGCGCGCTGCGCGTGCTCACGGGGCGCCCGCGTGCCAATTGAGCTCTACCGCATCGACGATCGCCTGATTCACGGCCAGGTGATCGTCGGCTGGGGCCAGCCGATGGACCTGGGGTTCGTGGTGCTGGTGGACGATGAGGTGGCGGGGAGCGAGTGGGAGCGCGAGCTGTACCGCATGGGCGTACCGCCGGAGGTGGCGCTGTACTTCGCGTCGGTGGACGACGCGGTGGCGCACCTGGCGGAGTGGCGGGCCGATCCGCGGCACGGCATCCTGCTCACGGGCGACGTGGACACCATGCGCCGCCTAACGGAGCGGGCGCCGGCGATCCGCGAGGTGAACGTCGGCGGCATCCACCATCGCCCGGGCCGCACGGAGCGGCTGCGCTACCTGTTCCTGAGTCCGGAGGAAGAGCAGGCGCTGCGCGCGATGGACGCGCGCGGCGTCACGGTCACCGTGCGCGACGTGCCGTCGGCGCGCGCGATGCGGTTAGGCGAGCTGGCGGGCGCCCGCTCGGCATGATCGCCGCCGCCCAGCTGCTCCCGTTCTCGCTCCTCGGCGCCCTGTTGGGCGCGGACGTCGTGAGCTTCCCGCAGGCGATGCTGTCGCGGCCGATCGTCGCCGCGACGTTAGGCGGCGCGCTGGCCGGCAACGTCGCCGCCGGCGTGCTCACCGGCGCCGTGCTCGAAATGGTCGCCATGGAGACGCTGCCCGTGGGCGCATCGCGCTATCCGGAGTGGGGCAGCGCCTCGCTCGTCGGCGGCGCCATCGCCGGATCCCACCTCGTGATGCGCCCGGGCGCCATCATTCTGGGCGTGTTCGTAGGCATCGCGACGGCCTGGGCCGGCGGGTGGAGCATGTACGCGCTGCGACGCCTCAACGGGGTGTGGGCCGAGCGCGCGCTCCCGGCCATGGAAGCGGGATCCCGGCGCGCCGTGATGACGCTCCAGATCAGGTGCCTAACGGCGGACCTGCTCCGTGCCGCGATCGTCACCGCCATCGCGCTCCTGGTGTGGACGCCGATCAACGACTTCGTGCTGGCGCACTGGACCGTGGGGCGCGCGGCGTCGCATTCGATTCTCGCCGCGGCGGCAGCCGCGGTGGCGGGAGGCGCGATCTGGCGGCAGTCGCACGGCGCGGCCGGATCGAAATGGTATCTCCTGGCCGGCGCCGTGTTGGGCGTCGTGCTGGTGATCGTCGCGTGACCGGGCCCGATCGCGCCCCGACGGCGATCGCGCCCGCGCTCTCGTGGAGCGCGCGCATCGCCGTGTTCACGCGCATGTTCGCCGTGCAGGGCTCGTGGAACTACGAGACCATGCTCGGCCCGGGCATCGGGTTTTGCGCCGAGCCGGCGCTGCGCGAGCTGCCGGGCGGTCCGGACGGTCCGGCCTACAAGGACGCGCTCGCGCGCGAGACGCGATACTTCAACGCGCACCCGTATCTCGCGGCGGTGGCGATCGGCGCGCTCGTGCGCGCCGAGCTCGAAGGCAGGCCGGCGGCGCAGATCGAACGCTTTCGCACCGCGATGTGCGGTCCGTTGGGCAGCCTCGGGGACCGGCTCGTGTGGGCGGGATGGCTTCCGTTCTGCTCGCTCGTCGCGCTGCTCGCGTTCGGCTTGCGGGCATCGCCGTTGGTCATCGTGATTCTGTTTCTCGGCTTGTACAACGCCGGGCACGTTGCGCTGCGCGCCTGGGGCGTGAACACGGGATGGCGCGGCGGTCTGCGCGTCGCCGCATCGCTCGGCAGCCCCTTGCTGCAGCGCGGGCCGCAGTATCTGGCGCGCGCCGTGCTGTTCCTGGCCGGACTGGCGCTCCCGTTAGCCATTGCCCGCGTGATCGGCCGGCGCGGGTTGGAGATTCCGTCGCACGACTGGACGATCGCGTTGCCGCTCGCGGCGCTCTTCGCGATCGTCCTGGCCGCGCTTCTCGTCCGCCTGCCCGCGCGCGTAGAAGGATGGCGCGCCGCGCTGGTGGTGCTCGCCGTACTGATCCTCATCTCGATCGCCAGATGATCATGGAACGCTCCGTTAGGATCGTGAACAAGAACGGCCTGCACGCGCGCCCCGCGGCGGAACTGGTGAAGACCGCGTCGAAGTTCCAGAGCGAGATCACGATGGTGCGCGACGATCTCGAGGTGAACGGCAAGAGCATCATGGGCGTGATGATGCTGGCGGCCGAGTGCGGCGCCGAGCTGGTGGTGCGCGCCGATGGGCCGGACGCGGAGCAGGCGGTGCAGGCGATCGCAGATTTGGTGGCGCGCAAATTCGGCGAGCAATGAAGCCGGACAGTACGGACGGAGCCGGATACGGCTGAAGGCGGACAGGGCGGACACGCCGGACACGACCGGACGAAAAGCTGAAGGCGGACAAGACGGGACACGCCGGAGACGACCGGGCGAACTCTTGAGATTTTGTCGACTGATTTCTCGGGAAATAGAAATGGATATCAATTCCGTTAGAACAAAACTCAATTCGTTGGCGGCATTCGGGTGTGGGGCTGTGAAAGCTCACGTCCAGGCGTGCCTAGTCGTGTCACGCCGTGTTCGCCTTCAATCTTGTCCGCCTTTAGCCGCTTATCCGGCCGTGTCTGGCTCTGTCGGTTTTGTCCGCCTTCAGCTTTCTCGTCCGGCCGTATCCGGCGCTGTCCGTTTTGTCCGCCTTCAGCTTTTCGTCCGGCCGTGTCCGGCTTTGTCCGGACGTGTCCGCCTTCAACTTTTCGTCCGGCCGTGTCCGGCCGTGTCCCGCCGTGTCCGCCTGTAAGCTGGACGGGATTCCCGCGTCGCCCGGCATCATTCTGGGCACGGTGCACCTCCTCTTGTGGGAGGTGCCCGAGGTGCCGCAGCGCATCGTCGGTGACGACGAGATCGAGCCGGAGATCGCGCGCTTTCACGCGACGCTGGAGCGCGCGCGCGAGCGGCTGCGCCGGGTGCGTGCGCGTGCAGCGGGGCAGGCCGGCGAAGAAGAAGCGCGCATCTTCGACGCGCAGCTCTTCATCCTCGAGGACACGGAGCTCATCGGGCGCGTGGAGGGGCTGGTCAGGCAGAATCTGAGCGCCGAGTCGGCGTTCGAGATCACCATGTTGGAGTGGCGGCACCATTTCGCGCGGCACGCGTCGCCGATGATGCGGGAGCGCGTGGGCGACATCACCGACGTGCAGATCCGCGTCTTGTCGCTGCTGTTAGGCCTGCCCGATCACGACCCGGTGGACCTGCCCAAGGGCGCGAACGCGATCCTGGTGACGCACGATCTGACGCCGAGCCTGACAGTGCAGCTGGATCGGGACGCGATCGCGGCGATCGCGACCGACGCCGGCACGCACGTGTCGCACGTGGCGATCCTCGCCCGATCGTTAGGCATCCCGGCGGTGGTCGGGCTGCGCCGCGCCACCCAGACCTTGCGGGGCGGCGAGCGCGCCATCCTCGACGGCGGCGCGGGCACGCTCGTGATCGAGCCCAGCGACGAGGAGATCTCGGCCTTCAAAGAGCGCTCGCGGCGCGAGGTGGCCATGGCCGAGCAGCTCGCGGGACTCACGGGCGTCGAGCCCGTCACGCGCGACGGCATTCGCCTAACGCTGCGCGCGAACGTCGACCTGCCCGACGAAGCGTCGGCGGCCGTCACCAGCGGCGCCGACGGCGTCGGGCTCATGCGCACCGAATTCCTCATGGTGGGCCGCACCACGCTGCCCGACGAGGAGGAGCAGTACCGCGCCTATCGGCGCGTCGTGCAGGCGTTCGCGCACCATCCCGTCGTCATCCGCACCTTCGACATCGGCGGCGACAAACTCCCCGTCGGCGGATATCCCACCGAGGCGAATCCCTTCCTCGGCTGGCGCGCCATCCGGATGTGCCTCGACGAACAGGACATCTTCCTGGTCCAACTGCGCGCGCTCCTCCGGGCCGCCACGCACGGCGACCTGCGCATCATGCTGCCGCTCGTCGTGAGCGTCGACGAAGTGCGCCGCACGCGCGCCCTCATCGCGCAAGCGGCCGCCGAGCTCGCCCAACGCGGGGTCCCGTACCGCGACGACGTCCCGCTCGGCGTGATGGTCGAAACGCCGGCGGCGGCGATCGCAGCGGACA
Above is a window of Gemmatimonadaceae bacterium DNA encoding:
- the hprK gene encoding HPr(Ser) kinase/phosphatase: MTKPLTVARLLDLLRDTLQLELVGDGAGLDRVISVNEVSSPGLVLAGFVERFPSKRMQVFGETEITYLLSLPEDRRRMVLERFFSFDVPCAVVTKRLDVPNEMRDIAASHGVAVLRSSLKTTEFYRRVKPALDEEFAPSTTLHASLADVYGVGLLFVGRSGIGKSECVLDLVERGHRLVADDIVIATRRGNDVLIGRGHELQRHHMEIRGVGVIDIPSVFGIRSVRQQKRIEVVVQLEHWDQADQVDRTGLDGATATILDVPIPRVTIPLNPGKNITVVAEVVAMNHLLRYSGINAAEAFNERLMSRMRAASDVRQYLAEDDE
- a CDS encoding PTS sugar transporter subunit IIC; the encoded protein is MIAAAQLLPFSLLGALLGADVVSFPQAMLSRPIVAATLGGALAGNVAAGVLTGAVLEMVAMETLPVGASRYPEWGSASLVGGAIAGSHLVMRPGAIILGVFVGIATAWAGGWSMYALRRLNGVWAERALPAMEAGSRRAVMTLQIRCLTADLLRAAIVTAIALLVWTPINDFVLAHWTVGRAASHSILAAAAAAVAGGAIWRQSHGAAGSKWYLLAGAVLGVVLVIVA
- a CDS encoding PTS sugar transporter subunit IIB, whose amino-acid sequence is MPIELYRIDDRLIHGQVIVGWGQPMDLGFVVLVDDEVAGSEWERELYRMGVPPEVALYFASVDDAVAHLAEWRADPRHGILLTGDVDTMRRLTERAPAIREVNVGGIHHRPGRTERLRYLFLSPEEEQALRAMDARGVTVTVRDVPSARAMRLGELAGARSA
- a CDS encoding glycosyltransferase family 4 protein yields the protein MSAPARPLRILLVNWQDRENPQAGGAETHLHEIFGRLAAAGHRVTLLCSGWDACAPRTVLDGIDVHRVGTRYTFQFMARRYYKRHLAAAGDDVLVEDINKIPLYTTRWTTRPVMALVPHLFGTTAFQEVSYLMAGMVWALERPLVHYYNNAPFEAISESTAEDLVARGIARSRIRVIYPGIDSTNYTPAPAPGARARQPLFVYLGRLKRYKRVDLIIRAFAAMQHPTAALAIAGTGDYRPELERLSQSLDLGGRVRFLGFIDDATKLSLVREAWALALTSPKEGWGITNFEAAACATPVVASDSPGLRESVRDGETGFLVPHGDIPALTAAFARLAADPALVERLGANGRRFAERFTWPDAARLTEQHLGEIVGASKEG
- a CDS encoding PTS system mannose/fructose/sorbose family transporter subunit IID; amino-acid sequence: MTGPDRAPTAIAPALSWSARIAVFTRMFAVQGSWNYETMLGPGIGFCAEPALRELPGGPDGPAYKDALARETRYFNAHPYLAAVAIGALVRAELEGRPAAQIERFRTAMCGPLGSLGDRLVWAGWLPFCSLVALLAFGLRASPLVIVILFLGLYNAGHVALRAWGVNTGWRGGLRVAASLGSPLLQRGPQYLARAVLFLAGLALPLAIARVIGRRGLEIPSHDWTIALPLAALFAIVLAALLVRLPARVEGWRAALVVLAVLILISIAR
- a CDS encoding HPr family phosphocarrier protein; its protein translation is MIMERSVRIVNKNGLHARPAAELVKTASKFQSEITMVRDDLEVNGKSIMGVMMLAAECGAELVVRADGPDAEQAVQAIADLVARKFGEQ
- a CDS encoding HPF/RaiA family ribosome-associated protein, which encodes MDITVQAHHMELSNMLRTRAERVIGRLGSLLHRPVDATVRFEQDGSTRKVEIVLHTPRRRALVGAARHRSAGIALAEAARRVEAQILRLKRPANERRPKTARA